One genomic region from Brucella intermedia LMG 3301 encodes:
- a CDS encoding DUF5131 family protein, which produces MAENSKIEWTDHTFNPWIGCTKVSPACDGCYAENLMSHRMGRVQWGAGEPRQRTSEANWRKPLAWDRAAAASGKRTFVFCASLADVFDNEVDGRWRADLFDLIERTPNLTWLLLTKRVGNVRKMTDPARGNPTLPHNVAVGATFADQEEYDRDRMKLWEVKVALEPVFTFGSFEPLLGRIVLDDYAPDWIIAGGETDQGLHKARIADPAWFRVLQREASARGRAFFMKQMSRKAEIPADLMVREYPLGGQRDG; this is translated from the coding sequence ATGGCTGAAAACAGCAAGATCGAATGGACCGACCATACGTTCAATCCGTGGATTGGCTGCACGAAAGTTTCGCCAGCCTGCGACGGCTGTTACGCAGAAAATCTCATGTCGCACCGCATGGGCCGCGTTCAATGGGGCGCAGGCGAACCCCGACAGCGGACAAGCGAAGCGAACTGGCGGAAGCCGCTCGCGTGGGATCGCGCCGCAGCAGCCAGCGGGAAGCGCACATTTGTCTTCTGCGCCTCGCTCGCTGACGTGTTCGACAACGAAGTCGACGGCAGATGGCGCGCCGATCTTTTCGACCTGATAGAGCGCACTCCGAATTTGACCTGGCTCTTGCTGACCAAGCGCGTTGGGAATGTTCGGAAGATGACCGATCCAGCCCGCGGGAATCCCACCCTGCCCCACAATGTCGCGGTCGGGGCGACGTTCGCCGACCAGGAGGAATACGATCGGGACCGCATGAAGCTATGGGAGGTCAAAGTCGCGCTTGAGCCGGTTTTCACCTTCGGAAGTTTCGAGCCGTTGCTGGGCCGCATCGTCCTCGATGACTATGCTCCCGATTGGATCATCGCCGGCGGCGAAACTGACCAAGGGCTTCATAAAGCCCGAATTGCAGATCCGGCATGGTTCCGCGTGCTCCAACGTGAAGCTTCCGCCCGCGGTCGCGCTTTCTTCATGAAACAAATGTCTCGCAAGGCAGAAATCCCCGCTGACCTGATGGTTCGCGAATACCCACTCGGAGGGCAGAGGGATGGCTAA
- a CDS encoding VVA0879 family protein, with translation MSNIETITIAEFRARLKAQGVPGLVDLAFKCPMCGTVQSGQSLICAGAGTSFEDVEKYLGFSCVGRFTGAPSPRSTPDGKPCDWTLGGLLSLHKLEIVDENGELHPRFEIASPEEAQALAAFHLETTQ, from the coding sequence GTGAGCAATATCGAAACAATCACCATCGCCGAATTTCGTGCGCGCCTCAAAGCGCAGGGCGTGCCGGGTCTCGTAGATCTGGCATTCAAGTGCCCGATGTGCGGCACCGTACAATCCGGTCAATCGCTGATCTGCGCCGGCGCAGGAACGTCTTTTGAAGACGTTGAAAAATATCTCGGGTTCTCGTGCGTGGGCCGCTTCACCGGAGCGCCATCACCGCGCAGCACGCCGGACGGCAAGCCATGCGATTGGACCCTTGGAGGGCTTCTCTCTCTGCACAAGCTCGAAATTGTCGACGAGAACGGGGAACTGCATCCCCGCTTCGAGATCGCATCGCCGGAAGAAGCTCAAGCACTCGCTGCCTTTCATTTGGAGACCACCCAATGA
- a CDS encoding helix-turn-helix domain-containing protein: protein METRFRIKAIAADRGIKLSDLAATVGVSLNHFSTITRNRRKTVKIELIGRLCAALDCTPNELIEIRTDGDEARS, encoded by the coding sequence ATGGAAACCAGATTCAGAATTAAGGCCATCGCCGCAGATCGGGGAATTAAGCTTTCCGACTTGGCGGCGACTGTGGGCGTATCGCTCAACCACTTTTCCACCATCACACGCAACCGCCGCAAGACGGTCAAGATTGAGCTGATTGGCAGGCTCTGCGCAGCGCTCGACTGCACCCCTAATGAACTGATCGAAATTCGCACGGATGGCGACGAGGCGCGATCATGA
- a CDS encoding ParB/RepB/Spo0J family partition protein, with product MTTAIHGKPPRLDYIPVAQIYTDHNYQRELDERRVQKLVKGFAWTKFGAISLIENGPDKFAVVDGQHRLEAARRLGFDSVPSSITNAGQFKTEAEIFLALNRDRKNVTPIERYWAGLAAEDPETVRAKKVLDACGCEVSPAIGVKKPNYTNAITALMRSISYYGEKATREAIEIIRTAWPDDVNALRGVIIMGLAAVISNNADYKRERMQKVLAASNIDTMITGAEAIRKLSKGSASSALSKAIIEIYNHGYSGARIG from the coding sequence ATGACGACAGCCATTCACGGAAAGCCGCCACGGCTCGATTACATTCCCGTCGCGCAGATCTATACCGACCACAATTATCAGCGCGAGCTCGACGAGCGGCGGGTGCAAAAGCTGGTCAAGGGTTTTGCCTGGACGAAATTCGGCGCAATTTCTTTGATCGAAAACGGCCCGGATAAATTCGCTGTCGTCGATGGCCAACACCGCCTTGAGGCCGCGCGTCGGCTCGGTTTCGATAGCGTTCCATCCTCCATCACGAATGCCGGGCAATTTAAAACCGAAGCCGAAATTTTCTTGGCGCTTAATCGGGATCGCAAGAACGTGACCCCGATCGAGCGATACTGGGCCGGGCTCGCCGCCGAAGATCCTGAAACCGTCCGCGCGAAAAAGGTGCTGGACGCTTGCGGTTGCGAAGTTTCGCCCGCCATTGGGGTTAAGAAGCCGAATTATACGAATGCGATCACGGCCTTGATGCGCTCTATTTCCTACTACGGCGAGAAGGCTACGCGCGAAGCGATAGAAATAATTCGCACGGCTTGGCCCGATGATGTGAACGCGCTGCGCGGCGTCATCATTATGGGGCTGGCTGCAGTCATCAGCAACAATGCCGATTACAAGCGCGAGCGCATGCAAAAGGTGCTCGCCGCGTCCAACATCGACACCATGATCACCGGCGCAGAAGCCATTCGCAAGCTTTCAAAAGGCTCCGCGAGTTCCGCGTTGTCGAAAGCAATCATCGAAATCTACAACCACGGTTACTCGGGAGCCCGCATAGGATGA